The following proteins are co-located in the Xiphophorus maculatus strain JP 163 A chromosome 8, X_maculatus-5.0-male, whole genome shotgun sequence genome:
- the rpl37 gene encoding 60S ribosomal protein L37 has protein sequence MTKGTSSFGKRRNKTHTLCRRCGAKAYHLQKSSCGKCGYPEKRKRKYNWSAKAKRRNTTGTGRLRHLKVVYRRFRNGFREGTTPKPRRAAVAASSSS, from the exons ATG ACCAAGGGAACATCATCATTCGGTAAGCGCCGGAACAAGACGCACACCCTGTGCCGTCGTTGTGGAGCCAAGGCCTATCATCTGCAGAAGTCTTCCTGCGGCAAGTGTGGCTACCCCGAGAAGCGCAAGAGAAAGT ACAACTGGAGCGCTAAGGCTAAGAGGAGGAACACCACTGGAACCGGCCGTCTGAGGCACCTGAAGGTTGTCTACCGCAGATTCAG GAATGGTTTCCGGGAAGGCACTACCCCCAAACCCAGACGTGCTGCAGTGGCTGCCTCCAGCTCATCctaa
- the LOC102224819 gene encoding prostaglandin G/H synthase 1-like produces the protein MRASILGSVCALLLLLREPGCRGDEVTTSTVNPCCYLPCQHWSICVRHGEDKYECDCTHTGYYGENCTVPELWTRVRRFLRPSPDVVHYILTHFQWLWDIINNTFLRNVLMRLVLTVRSSLIPSPPTFNSKYNYLSWESYSNLSYYTRILPPIPEDCPTPLGVKGKNGLPDPEVLVEKLLKRRTFRPDPQGSNIMFAFFAQHFTHQFFKTYNRMGLGFTKALSHGVDAGHVYGDNLERQHNLRLFKDGKLKYQLIDGEMFPPSVVDAPIRMSYPPGVPAERQMAIGQEVFGLLPGLGLYATLWLREHNRVCDVLKAEHPTWDDEQLFQTARLIIIGETIRIVIEEYVQHLSGYLLQLKFDPTMLFHSHFQYANRIALEFSQLYHWHPLMPDTFHINGDELTYAQFLFNTSVLTHYGVEKLVDAFSRQAAGQIGGGHNMNAIVSKVAVGTIKESRELRIQPFNEYRKRFNLEPYTSFRDFTDNEEIASTLEELYGDIDTLEFYPGLLLERTRPGAIFGESMVEMGAPFSLKGLLGNPICSPGYWKPSTFGGKVGFDIVNSATLKKLVCLNSRTCPYVAFNVPAEEKPARKERSSEAAAMTTLDDKLLGEKLQYYYSSSEDEGSDNDDEDGERKTIRDAGATEPDIEYSADGSAVNTGPKGVINDWRKYKQLEVEQKQEQKKEMERLIKKLSMTCRSDLDLKKDKEEEKKLQDKIKSKMTMQEYNMLQEDEDDEDFLRQYRMQRIEEMRRQLCRGKRFERVQELGGGEEFLEALDKEDKSTLIMIHIYEPEIPGCDAMSGSLLCLAHEYPLVKFCCVRSSAISISALFRESALPALLVYKGGDLIGNFVRLTDQLGEDFFAVDLEALLQEYGLLPEKPAMVPKTLRNGAIIQSNASDEDSDLDID, from the exons ATGAGAG CCTCTATCCTTGGATCAGTTTGTGCTCTCCTCTTGCTCCTGCGGGAGCCCGGATGCCGGGGAGATGAGGTTACAACCAGCACAG TGAACCCATGCTGTTACCTCCCATGTCAGCACTGGAGCATCTGTGTGCGCCATGGCGAGGACAAGTATGAGTGTGACTGCACTCACACCGGATACTACGGAGAAAACTGCACCGTCC CTGAACTTTGGACCCGGGTGCGTCGGTTCCTCAGGCCCAGTCCAGATGTGGTGCACTACATTCTTACCCATTTCCAGTGGCTGTGGGACATCATCAACAACACATTCTTACGGAACGTCCTCATGCGGCTGGTTCTGACGG TGAGGTCCAGCCTGATCCCCAGTCCTCCCACtttcaattcaaaatataaCTACCTCAGCTGGGAGTCCTACTCCAACCTCAGCTACTACACCAGGATCCTGCCCCCTATTCCTGAGGACTGCCCCACGCCCCTAGGGGTCAAAG GCAAAAATGGCCTCCCTGACCCTGAGGTTTTGGTTGAGAAGCTGCTGAAAAGAAGGACATTCAGGCCTGACCCTCAGGGCTCCAATATCATGTTTGCTTTCTTCGCTCAGCATTTCACCCACCAGTTCTTCAAGACCTACAACCGCATGGGTCTGGGCTTCACCAAGGCTCTGTCACACGGG GTGGATGCGGGCCACGTTTATGGAGACAACCTGGAACGTCAGCACAACCTCCGGCTTTTCAAAGATGGAAAACTGAAATATCAG TTGATCGATGGAGAAATGTTCCCTCCCTCTGTAGTTGATGCTCCCATCAGGATGAGCTACCCTCCCGGGGTCCCGGCGGAGAGACAGATGGCCATTGGTCAGGAGGTGTTCGGGCTCCTTCCCGGTTTGGGTTTGTACGCCACACTGTGGCTCAGGGAGCACAACAGAGTCTGTGACGTCCTGAAAGCAGAGCATCCTACCTGGGACGATGAGCAGCTTTTCCAGACGGCCCGCCTTATCATCATCG GCGAGACCATACGGATCGTGATAGAGGAGTACGTGCAGCACCTGAGCGGCTACCTGCTGCAGCTCAAGTTCGATCCCACCATGCTCTTCCACTCCCACTTCCAGTACGCGAACCGGATCGCGCTGGAATTCAGCCAGCTCTACCACTGGCACCCGCTGATGCCCGACACCTTCCACATCAACGGAGACGAGTTGACGTACGCGCAGTTCCTCTTCAACACTTCTGTCCTGACGCACTACGGCGTGGAGAAACTGGTTGATGCCTTCTCTCGGCAAGCTGCCGGCCAG ATTGGTGGAGGCCACAACATGAACGCAATCGTCTCCAAAGTCGCCGTGGGAACGATAAAGGAGTCTCGCGAGCTCCGGATCCAGCCTTTCAACGAGTACAGGAAGCGTTTTAACCTCGAGCCATACACATCATTCAGAGACTTCACCG ATAACGAAGAGATAGCCAGCACCCTAGAGGAGCTCTACGGGGACATCGACACTCTTGAATTTTACCCCGGGTTACTGCTGGAGAGGACTCGACCAGGGGCGATATTTGGAGAAAGCATGGTGGAAATGGGTGCCCCCTTTTCCCTCAAAGGCCTCCTGGGTAACCCCATATGTTCCCCAGGATACTGGAAGCCCAGCACATTCGGAGGCAAAGTCGGCTTCGACATTGTGAACTCGGCCACTCTGAAGAAGCTGGTGTGCCTGAACTCCCGGACGTGTCCCTACGTGGCGTTCAATGTTCCAGCAGAGGAGAAACCAGCCAGGAAAGAACGAAGCTCTGA AGCCGCTGCCATGACTACTCTGGATGACAAGTTGCTAGGTGAGAAGCTGCAGTACTACTACAGCAGCAGTGAGGATGAAGGCAGTGACAACGACGATGAAGATGGGGAGAGGAAGACCATCCGGGATGCGGGCGCCACCGAGCCCGACATAGAGTACAGTGCAGACGGAAGTGCTGTCAACACAG GGCCAAAGGGAGTCATCAACGACTGGAGGAAGTAcaagcagctggaggtggaacAGAAACAGGAGCAGAAGAAAGAGATGGAGAGACTGATAAAGAAGCTGTCGATGACGTGCCGCTCCGATCTGGacctaaaaaaagacaaagaggaggagaagaagctgcaggacaaaattaaaagcaaa ATGACCATGCAGGAGTACAACATGCTCCAGGAGGACGAGGACGACGAAGACTTCCTCCGGCAGTACCGCATGCAGCGCATCGAAGAGATGCGCCGCCAGCTCTGCCGCGGAAAGCGCTTCGAGCGGGTGCAGGAGCTCGGCGGCGGCGAGGAGTTCCTGGAGGCGCTGGACAAGGAGGACAAGAGCACGTTGATCATGATCCACATCTACGAGCCGGAGATCCCGGGCTGCGACGCCATGAGCGGCAGCCTGCTGTGCCTGGCGCACGAGTACCCTCTGGTGAAGTTCTGCTGCGTGCGCAGCTCGGCCATCAGCATCAGCGCGCTGTTCAGGGAGAGCGCTCTGCCCGCGCTGCTCGTCTACAAAGGAGGGGACCTGATCGGTAACTTCGTGCGGCTCACCGATCAGCTCGGGGAGGACTTCTTCGCCGTGGACCTGGAGGCGCTCCTGCAGGAGTACGGCCTGCTGCCGGAGAAGCCCGCCATGGTCCCAAAGACACTGCGCAATGGAGCCATCATTCAGAGCAACGCAAGCGACGAGGACTCGGACCTTGACATAGACTAA